The Pectobacterium parmentieri genome segment TGTTAGCGGCCTTGATTGCGTCTGCGTACATCATTCTTTATTCCTCCGGTAATATTCTGTCAGACTGCCGTACTCTGCATGGGATGTGATGTGTTTGATAAAAATTTTCCCTCGCTCAAAATCAGCGAAAAACATCACCCGAAGATGCCCACCACCAATATCAATAACCCACCACTTTTCCCTGTACTTCATCCTGTCTAAGCTGGGGAAACGTTTTTTCATATCGTCCGGCGTTGCATATATTTCACGCTTTATCGTCCGGTATAGGTCAGCCAGTGCTGCCGCCTGATTAGGGAATTGGGCGATTGCAGTGTCAAAAGGTGCCCGGGAGAACACTTTACATTGCCTCTCTTCACCGTATTGCGTCACTGCGGTTTATCCCTGAAGGAGCAGCATAATCATCGACAAGAAATAAGAAAAAATGAAAAAAACCTGAAATTATCTTATAATTAACTTATATCAAGGAAGGGTTTCGTTTGAGGGATTCATGCTTAAGGTTAGTTGGTCAAAACGGGCATTAAAACAACTCGGCACCATTGACACCAGATATCGAAAACGAATCAAAGAAAAAGTGGGTGAGCTGAGTACATTTCCAGATGTGAATCTGGACCTGAAAAAACTCGAATCGTCTGGTAAACAATATCGGCTACGGGTTGGGGATTACCGCATTATCTTTGAGCTAATCAACGATGTACCACAAGTGTGCGAGATACTTGAAATCAAACGCAGGACAACGACGACATATTGAGGAGGAAAATGCGTCCTTCTTTACACCACAACTGATTTTCACCCATCGAAAGAAAATGTTGGAGCAATACACTATGAGCATACAAGTCATTCGGGATAAAAGCGGTAAACCTGAATATGCTGTTGTTCCGTACGAGTTATATCAGAAACTTATTGAAAATGCTGACGACCCCGCCCTCTATGAGAGCATTCCCTACGATCATAGCGCAGAGGATGACGTCTCTATTCCTCATGAAGTGGTTAGCATCCACATTGATCAAGACGTCAGCTTACAGGCAGCCTGGAGAATTTTCAGAGGCTTCTCTCAGCAAGAAGTTGCAACCGCGCTTGGCATGACCCAAGCGGCCGTCTCTCAGCTTGAATCCCCAGATTCAAGGCCGCAGAAGCGCACCCGAGAAAAGCTGGCTAAGCTGTACCACTGCGAACCAGAACAGCTAATCCTGTAGCCGCTTCCACGGATTAGGGTTTATCCCCGCTGGCGCGGGGAACACTACTCAGGTAGAGCTTGCTGAAAGGGTTGGAACGGTTTATCCCCGCTGGCGCGGGGAACACTCTCCGGTAATACCGGAAGGTTACAAATTAGCACGGTTTATCCCCGCTGGCGCGGGGAACACCGATCACCTCCGTTACGAGAGAGCTATCTAACCGGTTTATCCCCGCTGGCGCGGGGAACACTCTGGCCCCGCCTCTCCAAACACACCAGCCCCCGGTTTATCCCCGCTGGCGCGGGGAACACGACGTGTTGTTATCAGCGATCGATACATACGACGGTTTATCCCCGCTGGCGCGGGGAACACAATTAAAACCAGATGAATAGCCTCTTCGGAGGCGGTTTATCCCCGCTGGCGCGGGGAACACAAGTTTCTTTGATCTGCAAACTCAGTTGCAGCCGGTTTATCCCCGCTGGCGCGGGGAACACCTCCTTTCTTGGCACCGATTCGCCATTAAACCAGGTTTATCCCCGCTGGCGCGGGGAACACTCCGTAAACATGGGCGTCCCTGATAACGATTTCGGTTTATCCCCGCTGGCGCGGGGAACACCAATGAATCGACCTATTGGGCTTATTTGCGATCGGTTTATCCCCGCTGGCGCGGGGAACACAGGTATCCACCAGTGGCGAATGATCCACGAACCGGTTTATCCCCGCTGGCGCGGGGAACACACACGTCAATGTCAGGGCAAATCGGTGCCGCTCGGTTTATCCCCGCTGGCGCGGGGAACACCAGCGCCAGACGGCAGCAGAGTTAAGCAGTCTCGGTTTATCCCCGCTGGCGCGGGGAACACATCCAAACAAGGTTCTTGATGTTCTCCATGTCCGGTTTATCCCCGCTGGCGCGGGGAACACGATTCATCCCCTCCAGACTTGAGGCCCAACTGCGGTTTATCCCCGCTGGCGCGGGGAACACACACTAAATCAGACTTCGACCTTGCGATGCGCCGGTTTATCCCCGCTGGCGCGGGGAACACGTCCAGCATATAGAGCCTGCTGCTGCCGAGCGCGGTTTATCCCCGCTGGCGCGGGGAACACTCGCCATATTATTTATTCCTGTCGGGTAAATGCGGTTTATCCCCGCTGGCGCGGGGAACACTCTAAAAGTAGAGAGTTGTTTTATAACACTTTTTTCGGTAGAAAAAATCCCACCGATTTTTCCATGTTGTTAAAGATCGCTAACTTATTGATTTTCAATAGGTGAGAAAGAGACTAACCGCAGGCCATCCAGATCTACCGGCATTCGGCGATTTTCACCCCAGGTTTGGAATTCAAAACCGGACTCCGTATTCGTCGCCCACGCCATTACCACGTTGCCCTGTTCTGCCAGTTCGATAATCTGCTGCCAGACCATCTCCCTCACCCGCTGCGAGGTGTCACCCACATAAACACCCGCACGAACCTCCAGCAACCACACCGCCAGCCTGCCGCGTAAACGCGGCGGAACATTTTCCGTCACAACCACCAGCATGCTCATTTAACCCTGTCCTCGGTGGCCGCTGTCACCAAACGGTTTCGGTTCAGGGATCGCAGGCGGCTGAGCATCGTCCGGTGGCAGCGGTGGCGTAATCCCTCCCGCAGACAATACCTCTTCAATCAAGGGAATCAGTTTGCTCAGCGTTTTCTGGCTGCGGAAAATATCACGGCAGGCAAGCCGCACTTCACGATCCGGCTCGGCAGGGTTACGGGCAGCAATTTCAAAGGCTTTCGCTACCACGCCCTCGAATTTAATGATGTCGGCAATGTCATAGACAAAAGAGAGCGGTTTACCACTGTGGACAAACCCGATCGCAGGGGCGTAACCCGCCGCCAGTACGGCCGCTTCCGTAATACCGTACAGGCAGGATGTCGCCGCGCTAATACACTGGTTCACTTTGTCCCCACGTTCCCAGTCTTTCGGGTCGTAGCGGCGGCCATTCCATTTCACGCCGTACTGCTGTGCCAACAGCGTATAGGTTTGGCGCACGCGGGCACCCTCAATCCCTCGGAGCTGATCGACCGAACGGCGGCTCGGTGCAGGTTCGCCAAAGCGAAGCTCAAACATTTTGCGCACCACCTTCAGACGCAATTCCTCATCCAGCGCTAGCTTAGCCTGATAGAGCAACTTGTCCGACCGTGCGCCGCCGGGCTGACCAGACGCGTACAGCCGCACGCCCGCTTCGCCGACCCACACCAGCAATGTGCCAACCGTTGCCGCCAGCCGCACCGCAGCATGAGAAACCCGCGTACCCGGTTCCAGCATGATGCAGGCCACCGAGCCAACGGGAATATGCGTGCGCACGCCGGTTTTATCCACCAGCACAAACGCACCGTCGATAACATCAATCTGCCCGTATTGCAGAAAGATCAGTGAAACCCGATCCTTAAGAGGGATAGGGTTGAGCGGAACATACATCGTCAACTCTCCCTGTAATTGGGTGCGCTACGCCCGTTTCAATAGCAGCAGGCCACACCCCAATGCTTTGCTTTTTCCTAATCCCTGCTGGACAGATGCCGCAAACCGTTCGGCATCCGTAATGTGGAGCATCCCGTCATAATCCACGCTGCTGAACACGATCGCCGCCGACTGGCCGGGTTTATTCAGGCGGTGACGTTGATAGCCATCCACACAACACGACGACAGCGTGAAGCCTGCGTTTTCACCCTGACGCACCAACCAGTCGCGAGCACGCTGCTGCTGGTGCAGCCACAATTCCACACCAGAAAGCCCAGCGGCTTTCGCCTGATGCCGCGCATCCATCAACACATCGCTACGCTTGCCATCCCGCGTGACAACCGGGTTAGCACGCAGTGAAAACGCCAGCGTCATACCGTCACGCCACTGCGGTTGGTACGGTTTGGTTTCAACCCGAAACAGATTATGGTCAACCTGCGGTGCCTGTTCGGAGAGCAGATAAAACAAGCTCTTGGTCTCTTGTTCCTCTTCGCGAAAGAGGAATGACCGCTGTGGCTGGTCGGGAAACAGTTGCCAGAGCCATTGATGGCTGGCATAGCCCCCTGCATGTAACCGCTTTGTCGCCATAGCATGCGGTAACGCATTAAGGTTCAGCGTTATTCTGGAAAAATACATTATTCCTCTCCCTTCTCACTACCGACGTATTGCACGCGGGAAGTGAACTGCCAGCGCCGTCGATCGGCAGGCTGATCGTTGCGCACAACACGGTATTGCGGCGTTAACCCGGTGTCGCTTTCCTGTTCCCAGTAGCACAGCCCTTCGGCGCGACCGATTAACTGTAACGCGAGATCGTTCAGTGCAGGCGTCTGCCTTGCCTGCTGCCACACCTCGGCCAGCGAGCCTGAAAATAGGTGCGGTGCCAGCGGCAGAGCGGGCGGGCAACTTTTACGCCCAAAATAGAGCGCAAACACCGGAGATAACAGCGCGTCACGCAACGCAGTTAGCGAATAAGGCGCATCCGGTGTGACGCTAATGGCAATGTGGTAATAGGCATCACAGCGGTATTCGCGTGAGGTCAGCATGGTTTCAAGTGATTGCCCCGCCTCCGGCCGCAGTTCATCACGCCGGGTATAGCGTGGCACTTTGCGGTTTTCTTTCGGCATCTGCACCGTGTGGTAGTCATTCAGCCAGGTTTCGCGATCGGAAAGCGGCCGCACCGCCACAGAGTAATGCTGGTTAAACGCCGTCAGAGCAGCCCGATCGTCACGTCGAATCCCTAGCGCCGCCGCCAGTAACCCCAACAGGGCGGAACGGCTAGGCACCGTTGAGGTGTGGCGCACTTCACCGACCGCCGCTTCTCCCCATGACACCAGCGGGGCATAGATCTGGAAAACCAGATAGTTATCCATAGCACGCTCCTACTGGCTGATGAAATCCAGTAACCCTTGCAGCGATCCGCCCTCATTGGTCGCTTCCACGTTCAGCTCATAGGAAGGAACACAGCCCCCAGAGGCGTACACCCGGTCAAATTTGGCCTTTTGTTGGCACAGCAGATCGATGGCATCATTAACCTGATCAGCACTGCGAATCGGTTTGAAAAATGCGACGGACAAGGTTCGCGGCTGATCGGTTCCCTTTTCTGCCAGCGCATAGGTCGCCAGCGCCCGGCTGGCAAAGCTGTTCTGCTTGCCGCCCGGCGACACGGTTAATGCTGTTTCGGTCAGCGCACGTAGGGTTCGTGCCACCAGATCTTCATCGTTGTTCAGGTTTTCCAGCAGCAGATCGCGGTTAATGCACACATAGTGATAAAACAGCGCAGAGGCAAAGCTCTGTTCGCCCATATGCGCCGATCCGCTGTCGGCTGCCGTATTCAAGTCATCCACCGCCGTAAAGAAGTCATCTTCGATGGTAACGGCACTCACGCCCAGCGCGTGCGCGACCTGACACGCCGCTTCAATATTGAACTCTGGGCTGGAGGCTAGCATACGACCAAACAGCGCGATATCGACGCTGGCGGCATCTTTGCGCAGTAATTTCAGCTCTTCGCTATTTGGCTCACGAGATTCTGTCGCTAGCTGGGCGATCAAGCGATCGATCCGCGCTTTTTCCTGCACGCTGATATGTGCAAGCTGTTCGATATCATATTTTTCTAGTGGATCTTTACTGTCTTTCTCTTCTTTCTTCGGTTTACCAAACTGGGCTGCGATACTCAGCGCCGCTTTATCTGCCAGCTTTTCAACCATGCCTCTGGCAATCAGCGCGTTGTATACCTCACGCCCTACCCGGCGGCTGCGGGTGCCGATATGTCCATCGAGTGCGTCTTCAAATACCTCAGAGGTGCGCCATGCACGCTTCAGGCTTTGCGAGGAAACCCGCAGTCGCTCCACTCCACCGACCATTGCGGTTTTCGGACGACCCGCGTCATCACGGTTCAGATTGGAAGAAGGATAAGCGGTTAAAAAGTGAAGCTGGATAAAAGTGGTCATCAGTTATTCCTTGTCTGAAGCTGTCGTTGACGTTTCTGTGGTGTCTGGCTCATCGGGCGTGATGTTTTGTGACGCTCGCGCATATTCGCATGCCCAGCGCACAGCATTGCGCCGCAAGGGATGAAGGTTAGGTGCGCGGTTTTCCTGCCGTGCCTGCCACTCTTCTACCCATAGGAAAATGCCGTCCGCCAGTGAAGGAAGGTTTACGCCTGCCTCACCGCGTATTTGTACCGCGCGAAAAAGCTGGCGATGCAGTTCTTCCGGCGTTTGCGCACGCTGTAGCCGTTCAAAACGCAAAGGGGAAAGAAAAGGACGGTCGCCGCCCTGTTTTTCACCTAGCTGGGCAGCGAAACTGGTCTTCAACATATTTTTCTCTGCATGTGCCGCGACAGAAACAAACATCGCCAGCGCCACAATGTGATGCTCTTGTGTTAACCGCGCCGCTAATTTCCCCGCCAGATCGTGATACCCCTGACAGGTCAGCACACCGTAGGGGGGCTGTTTGGCACGGCGCAACTCTGCCCGTCGCGCACGACCATTACCGGGAGTGCCGTGGCGGTTTTGTAGACCGTCGAACCAATCATTAATCTTTTTCGCGTCATCCTTGGTGATAACTAAAAAATCAGCCGTGTTCGCCATCCACTGCCTCCTGCATTTGTTTAATGGTTTCTGCCGCTTTCTGTTTACCGAAAAACACGCTCAGTTTTTTCCGCGTTTCCGCCGCTTTGGCCAAATCGCGGTGTTCATCCGGGTTGCTAAAAACACGG includes the following:
- a CDS encoding type II toxin-antitoxin system HigB family toxin — protein: MFSRAPFDTAIAQFPNQAAALADLYRTIKREIYATPDDMKKRFPSLDRMKYREKWWVIDIGGGHLRVMFFADFERGKIFIKHITSHAEYGSLTEYYRRNKE
- a CDS encoding type II toxin-antitoxin system RelE family toxin translates to MLKVSWSKRALKQLGTIDTRYRKRIKEKVGELSTFPDVNLDLKKLESSGKQYRLRVGDYRIIFELINDVPQVCEILEIKRRTTTTY
- a CDS encoding helix-turn-helix domain-containing protein encodes the protein MSIQVIRDKSGKPEYAVVPYELYQKLIENADDPALYESIPYDHSAEDDVSIPHEVVSIHIDQDVSLQAAWRIFRGFSQQEVATALGMTQAAVSQLESPDSRPQKRTREKLAKLYHCEPEQLIL
- the cas2e gene encoding type I-E CRISPR-associated endoribonuclease Cas2e, whose amino-acid sequence is MSMLVVVTENVPPRLRGRLAVWLLEVRAGVYVGDTSQRVREMVWQQIIELAEQGNVVMAWATNTESGFEFQTWGENRRMPVDLDGLRLVSFSPIENQ
- the cas1e gene encoding type I-E CRISPR-associated endonuclease Cas1e gives rise to the protein MYVPLNPIPLKDRVSLIFLQYGQIDVIDGAFVLVDKTGVRTHIPVGSVACIMLEPGTRVSHAAVRLAATVGTLLVWVGEAGVRLYASGQPGGARSDKLLYQAKLALDEELRLKVVRKMFELRFGEPAPSRRSVDQLRGIEGARVRQTYTLLAQQYGVKWNGRRYDPKDWERGDKVNQCISAATSCLYGITEAAVLAAGYAPAIGFVHSGKPLSFVYDIADIIKFEGVVAKAFEIAARNPAEPDREVRLACRDIFRSQKTLSKLIPLIEEVLSAGGITPPLPPDDAQPPAIPEPKPFGDSGHRGQG
- the cas6e gene encoding type I-E CRISPR-associated protein Cas6/Cse3/CasE, producing MYFSRITLNLNALPHAMATKRLHAGGYASHQWLWQLFPDQPQRSFLFREEEQETKSLFYLLSEQAPQVDHNLFRVETKPYQPQWRDGMTLAFSLRANPVVTRDGKRSDVLMDARHQAKAAGLSGVELWLHQQQRARDWLVRQGENAGFTLSSCCVDGYQRHRLNKPGQSAAIVFSSVDYDGMLHITDAERFAASVQQGLGKSKALGCGLLLLKRA
- the cas5e gene encoding type I-E CRISPR-associated protein Cas5/CasD — its product is MDNYLVFQIYAPLVSWGEAAVGEVRHTSTVPSRSALLGLLAAALGIRRDDRAALTAFNQHYSVAVRPLSDRETWLNDYHTVQMPKENRKVPRYTRRDELRPEAGQSLETMLTSREYRCDAYYHIAISVTPDAPYSLTALRDALLSPVFALYFGRKSCPPALPLAPHLFSGSLAEVWQQARQTPALNDLALQLIGRAEGLCYWEQESDTGLTPQYRVVRNDQPADRRRWQFTSRVQYVGSEKGEE
- the cas7e gene encoding type I-E CRISPR-associated protein Cas7/Cse4/CasC, translated to MTTFIQLHFLTAYPSSNLNRDDAGRPKTAMVGGVERLRVSSQSLKRAWRTSEVFEDALDGHIGTRSRRVGREVYNALIARGMVEKLADKAALSIAAQFGKPKKEEKDSKDPLEKYDIEQLAHISVQEKARIDRLIAQLATESREPNSEELKLLRKDAASVDIALFGRMLASSPEFNIEAACQVAHALGVSAVTIEDDFFTAVDDLNTAADSGSAHMGEQSFASALFYHYVCINRDLLLENLNNDEDLVARTLRALTETALTVSPGGKQNSFASRALATYALAEKGTDQPRTLSVAFFKPIRSADQVNDAIDLLCQQKAKFDRVYASGGCVPSYELNVEATNEGGSLQGLLDFISQ
- the casB gene encoding type I-E CRISPR-associated protein Cse2/CasB produces the protein MANTADFLVITKDDAKKINDWFDGLQNRHGTPGNGRARRAELRRAKQPPYGVLTCQGYHDLAGKLAARLTQEHHIVALAMFVSVAAHAEKNMLKTSFAAQLGEKQGGDRPFLSPLRFERLQRAQTPEELHRQLFRAVQIRGEAGVNLPSLADGIFLWVEEWQARQENRAPNLHPLRRNAVRWACEYARASQNITPDEPDTTETSTTASDKE